GTGATGCCTGGTGAATTTCCAAGTGAATTTTTAACCCTAAGACTCATTACTTGCCTGCTGCCTAAACTGCCAGTGTTAATTCTCTCTGTTGGCCAGGTCCACTGGCAATTATGTTGCCTCTGTCAGTGATCTGGATCTGCCTGACGACAGGACACTTCCCTACCTCCTGTGGCCCTGGTATAGTTCTGTCCTTCCACCGCTGGCATAAGAAAGCCCAGCCTTGGCAGGAAGCAGTGTCAGAAGACACCCTGAACGTGAAGATGGCACCGGGCCCTGCTGCTCGAGCTGGAACCTCCCAACCCCAATGCTCCAGGGCCCCTTCTGTTCTCAGCACTATTGCCGTagattacacaaaaatgctggagaaactcagtaagtcacgcagcattctttatgtagcaaagataactgacatttgggtctgagccctttatcGAGGTTCCCTCAATCTCTAGAAGATCTCCAAACCTAACGCTGAGGCAGAAGAACCACTGACGGTCTCACTGAGGGAGAAGGAACTCAGATTAATGAGGACTCCTGAACCTCACAATGAGGGAGGAGGACCTCTAACATCATGGGCTACTGTGCTATACTGTTCGAATGTTCTTTCAGTGATGGTGACAAAGAAGGAGAATTAATTTGTCTTGGGGTTCAGTATACTATACCTTTGCTTGATTTCATATCTCAATTCACTTACCCCTCATGCTTGTCTGATTGGCAAGGTCACACTCACTCCTGGCAACATCAGGCCACACTTCCTCCCTTGGCTTTCATTGACAGGCAATTGGGAGATGGCAGAACGTGGAGTATGCCAGCAGGATGCCATTGGCTGAAATCAGGGTCAGCTGGGTTGTTGCCATCAGAAAACATACTGCACATCTGGCTACCAAGGACACCACCTTCCACCCTTCCGCACTCCCATCCCATCCCCTTTAATTAAACCACAGTGCTCGAAACCTGCTGGAACTCTGACTGGGTCATAGACGTGGGTTCAATGTGGCGAGGTCACTGAAGGGCTTCGTTTTGCAGGCCTCAGTTTCAGGGAGCAAGAGCAAGTCATAATGGAAGGAATTTAAACTGAAAAGGGCTAATGACTGGAATTGAAAATTGGATTCTTCAAGGTGAGAAAAAAGTATTTAGGAGACACAAAAGCTGCAGGCCTGCTGAAatgttgagcaaacaatgagttgGAGGGATTTAGCAGGCCAGAAAGCATCCGTGGGTGGaaatgcctacattttgctcctgcaggagaaactcagcaggtcaaacggtgctcATTATGTAACAAAGATAGAGGTACAaacccaatgtttcaggcttgagccctttatcaaggtatgagcacaaTGGAGCCAGGTGCTTCGttccacgggcagcgagaatgctgaacaaccaaaggaactgcttacattgaccacccgagactctcaaatgtacaaaacaatacttaattattcagttgtatagataaaatacttctgCTGCACGTGTAATGTTTGTCtcttatgtttggttgtgtgtctgtgtgtttggcaCCGTggactggaaaatgctgtttcatcagattgaacttgtgccatcagatgataataaacgtgactcaaaatttgacctgctgagtgtctgtagctttgtgttttacttcaatcactggcAACAATTCCCATTtcactcctccagcagattgcttgttgcagcctcctgtgtgtctccagtgaACTGAACTGACATCTGTTCATCAAGACCGCATAAACGCTCTAAGATTCCCTGGAGATACTTACTGAGGGTGTAAAAGACCTGGGGAGCATCTCCCTTGGTGCAGATCGGCTTGAACACTTTAGGGAGATTTGTATTGTTGCAGAAAGTGCGTGTACCCATGTAGGTGAAACGTGGTCTCTCAAAGATCTCGTCATCCATCACGTCTTTCAGGTGAATGACGTCATCCAATGGAAAATCATGAGTCCCCATCTGAGGAGTGATGAGAGACAGACAACAAGCTGTTACCAAACTAATACAGGCAGCTGAGGCACAGAGTCAATGAGTTCATCCTGATTTCTGCAGAACACGCCGTGAAAGGGGTGATTGGAGTGAAACTTTATAGCTTGGTTTAAAATGCAGATGGAGTAGCCATGCATGACCATGCACTTTAGGTGCCAGGAATAAAGGTGTAGACTATTTTCTTACTGGGCAAAAAGTTCAGAAATCAGAGGGGCAgcgggacttgggagtcctcgtgcaaggTTCCCCGAAGGTTAACTCACAGGTAGTGTCGGTggcaaggaaggcaaatgcaacattAACGTTCATTTTAACAGGTTTAGAATATTGTAAGACATTGGACATTGTAAGACATCCTTCCTTatcaaaggaaggatgtgttggcattggagagaggACATTCGCTAGGACTACTCTCTGAAACGAAAGAGTTATATCATAAGAGGAGCGTTTGATGACTCCGTActtgctggagttcagaagaacgaggggaaatctcattgaaacctattgaatactgaaaggcctggttAGAGTGGATGTGGTGGGGGAACCTGGGACCAGAgaacacagcctcagaatacaaaaatatgCCTTTAGAACAGAGAGCAGATTTCTTTAACCAGCGGGTTATGTAAATCGGCCTACTTCCACGCTTGTTCTCCTGGCCAAAACCATCACGAGTTCTTGTCTGGTACATCACGAGTTCTTGTCTGCTGGATGTGTTTGTGGTTTGTGGTCCCAGAGTGTGTGCCAGGCTTGTGGGATTTCTCCTGGCCATCATTATTTGCATGTTTGTCAATGTCACGGAAGTGTGTTTCCCTGAGGAGGGAAGGTCACCTTTTGAATTCACAAACTCTCACTGGGAAATGGCACCCATGGAAGACAGCAATGTGCATTATGACTGTAACTGCTGCAGCTTGGTACCCAGTCTTTTGTGGCAGGCCTGAAAATTCAAAGAAGCAGAACTGCACTGAGCTTCCAGAGTCAATTGGAATTCAAATTACAAAACATGGTTCAGGCCAAAATGTGTAAATTGGAAGCTCAGCAAAGAGGTCGGACTGTCAGATGGGACCAGAATGAGACCCATCGGGAGGTTCCCTGGAGAAAGAGTGGAAGAATATATTAAAAGCACCTGGATAAAATCTGGGGACGTTTCAGTATGTCACGGAAAACTTAAAAACTTTGACAGGTGCACCGTAGAGACCATTCTGGCCGATAGCATtcctgtctggtacagaggtgccaatactGAGGGCAAGAAAAAATATCAGAGGATTCCTAACTCAGCCTAAGACATCACGAACACCGGTCTTCACTCCATGAAGGATATCCACAAGAGGTGATGACTTAATAAAGCAGTCTCTctgctcaaggactcccaccacccagaccatgctctCTTACCGTCAGGAAAAAGAtataggaacctgaagacgagaaCTCAGCAGCACAGGACAGCTTctggaatgatcaatgaaccaaagacactgccttactgtgACCTTTCgtgcaataaatcctgattctgattgtaAGAGACATTGCTCAAAGCAAAAATAGGGACACAGGATTTGTGTTATAATGAAATCTAGGCGGTGGCTCTTCTGGCAGGGTTTCTGTTGACATTGGGTGGACTACAACACCAAACTTCGGGCTAGTGCAGAACAACGGAAGTCAACCAATCGCCCTGACAGGTGGTAGGTGTAGGTCAGAACAAAGAAAGGTATTATCTGGAAACTCTGTCCAGATTAACACAGAAAAAAAAGACCCCATTCAgccacctccctccccatcccagtCTCAGTTTTAGAATTTTGAGGAGAGGTTTTGAGATTTCACTCACCTTGATAAGTGAGCAACATCTAATCTTAAGACATCTTATTTTGGACAATTCACATGAGGAACAATTTGTCTGTGATAGCCCCATCAACTCTACTAATCTTCAGCTGCTGTATTGTACTTGGGCACGggaggtgaagccatggacactcagtgacttggctgagggaagggggggaaacgactctctttttctctggctgtaatgggtgctgggcaatttttgctgataattGTTGTCTGCCTTACAGACAACTAAAGGAAATTCATCGTAATAgcacattttccattttattacatgaccataaaatAATCTTAAATCTTGAGGGAGTACAGAGCATGCAGTCCCACTGGAGGGAAGAaacatggagggttatgggctgagaACAAGGGAATGGTTGGAGTAGATTTTGTAGGCcgtcacaacatcatgggctactGTGCCACACTGTTCGAATGTTCTTTGTTCCCCGCAACTCTTTCAGTGAATGGTGACCAAGAAGGAGAATTAATTTGTCTTGGGGGTTCAGTATATTGATCAAACAGCTCAAACACCATTGCAGACTTTGAAAGCCTGTGGCATTGACAAGGAGAATGTCTGTAACGACACCCATAATCTGAAAGATTAGTTACCAAAGGCTTTAGACACAACTTGAAATAGCTGTCAAATCAAATGTTATTTCATGTAATTAAACATGTTTTAATATTTGGTTCTTAACAATGCAGTTTTCTTTTATATTGCTCATTCTTCATCTGCCTGCTCAGCTCCACTTACTATCCTGTGGACAGGAATCCCCTCCAAGCCTGCTGCGGGAGTGGAAGATGGTTGGATGCATCAGCAAGTCTTCATTACATGACAGAGGAGTCAGATTGTCTGAGCATTGAACTTACCCGAACGACAACAACCCCGGAGAGGATTTGGAAGCAGGCGTTGAGCAGAATGCCGGCCCACACTGCTCTCATGGTCCCTGATGATGGCTTGAAACAAATTTAATCTGTTGTATCAAAATACCTTTCTCAAGACTTGGTTGGTGATTTTTAAGTCATCTGATATATCTTCAATAACGTGAGCACCATGAATCAGAGAGCACTCAAAATGATTTTGAACCCACTGAAATGACATTTATTTAAACCCTTCCAATGTAATTAATGAATAACAGTGCAGCAATGAAGTTTCAAATGAGGAAATGTTTTTACTGTTCAAGATGTTTGGCAAAGTATTAAATGTGTTCCGCACTTCAAACTCAAATGAGTTCTTTTCTGGAACAGTCTGATATTTTTACCCAATGGCTTTTGCACCAATTATTCCTTGGACTGGTGGGTGGGAAAATCAAAGAATTATGAATTAAGATTTACATTTGCAAAAGCACGATAAGCCAAGAGCAAGGGTTGCAAGAGAGGACTGTTGAATGGTGCATTTAGAAGGAGGCAGCTTGAGTTGACATTGACAGTTCTCTGAAAAAGCCTCCCACTCCATTCCCACAATCTTTCCCTCTAGTCGTCCTCCTGAGGCAATTTCCAATCACATtcgacaatgaagatttttcttcctgaacatttatactttatggattttgggctgctgatctcgAAAATCACATAAACATTTTCCTATCGTGTACtactttttagatataacctaattttgtgatttcctgtcatattttaagtctatttcaagaatataaaaccatgaaggacaacatgtcattgaaaattcattgcctgcattcgcacttggacgtcttccccgctgatcttggtgccgtcagcgacgaacacggtgaaaggtttcaccgggacattgtgaccatggaaaagaggtatcaggacaactggaaccCATCCATGTTGGCCGACtgctgttggacactgacatgagaggcatcagatgctgagtacaagcgaaaatcagcagcaaaacgtttttaggtcagttgaacgaacACAATGTGCCGGCATCACGATGCGATTAAACGtgctcaattcaataaaagttcatttaatgtttctccacccTCCTAAGtgatacaggaaatctgaaatgatgCTTGTGTTCAGCCTGAGGTTttctatcataatctccatttttttcaggaagccaacCGTTTGAAAAAATTAGTTGCCCAGTGTAATGTTCCCCTGTGTAGTGATGGGTGTCTCCACTGATTACTAATCAGCAGGAAACATATATCCCAATCACCTCCGTCCAAAAAACATCACAATTTGAAAACACCTTCATCAGGTCTCCCCCAACCTTGCCCACCCTTTGTGCAACGGTCCCATTTACCTGCTCCCTCAGCACCACTGAAGCATCCTGTTGAAAACAGAATTGAAGTCCCACACTAATTTATGGAAGGATAAACCTGATCAGCATTTCCAAcaatttctggttttatttcagcatctgcaggttttttatGTTCACAATTCAAAAGAAATCAAGGTTTTAATATTAAGCCTTGGTCTTAAAAACCTTagtgaaactcaaaagtctgcagacactagaaACAGTAGAAACATACCGACATTTCAGAAcggaacccttcttcaaggtttaagcaaagaacaggaaggcgtcagaataaaaactgaaggctggctgggggaggagtcagaccaacaaaaggggttacttggatatgataagagaaaaggtgagaattggttttgactgtgaaaggagagaaaatgggtggggggggggggagagagagagagagaggttggagAAAGACAACAAGGATAAAatgagagggggaaggggtgggggcttaacataaattggagaagtcaatgttaatttcgtctggttggagggtgcccagacagaagatgaggtgctgttcctccagtttgtggtctcagtctggcagtgcatgagaccatggacagacacatcagcaagggaatgggatgaggaattgaaatggatggccactggaagatccaggCTTTTGAGGTGCATTCCTGGTGATTTCCCAGGCGTACTTTACCATTGAACAAAGTAACAAAGAAAATAGATCATGACAGACCCTtcgaccctcgatgttgtgcttaATCATatcttccttaaaaaaagtactaaaccctccctacctcataatcctctattttccttccatccattcagtaccttgccaggtacgccatcagggtctGATGCCTTGCAAATGATATTCTGACATCGACCTCAGGGACAGATATCATGGGGTCCTAAGCCTTTGCAGGTATTCTAGTAGGCACTgatgggttctccttctcaaagtgggcaaagAAGGTGTTCAGTTCATCGGGTAGTAAAACATCACAGCCGTCTATGGTGTTCACCCTCAATTTGTGGAccgtaatggcctgcactccctgccattgcTGGTGAGTATCTGTCTCCTCTCTagtctgaatcctctccaaaagTTTTCACACCACTGtcgtaagactcaccggtctataattcccaggattctccctattaccttttttaaacaaggggaccacatttgccattctccaatcctccggcacctcccctgtggccaaagagaacTCAGACACTGCCCAAGCTTTCTctttcctcacttcccacagcaacctgggtatATTGCATCCAGCCCCGGGgaatttatcaatcttaatgtttttaagaagatcaacacttcctcttccttaatctcagcaTCAAACACCACACATCTGTTCTATTCCGACCTCACTCGAATAAAGGTCTTTTTCTCCTGTGAAtaatgaagcaaaatattcatttaggacctccccaacctcctctgcctccaggctcacattgcctcctttatcctttagtggccccaccttcattctcatcacccttctgttcttcacatacgcatagaacgccttggggttctccttaatcctatatgccaaggccttctcatattCCCTTTTAGGCTTCTAAGTCCTTACTTAAGTTCTTTCTTgtttaccatatacttctcacgagcccttcctgtttcctgcttcccatATCTAATGTATGTTTCATTCTTCCTCTTCCCTAGTTGCTTGACATGTTTGTTCAACCATGGTtcctttttcctaccatcttttccatgtcccagtgggacaaacctatcctgagccctaaacttcctccacattagttctgtgctttcaccctttgaaaatctgtttccaatttactctagttcctgccttatccccatTGTAATTCGcccttctccaattaaacacttttccaTTTAGTCTGGtatatccttatccatagctatgcaaaactcaaggagttgtggtcattctcaccaaaatgctctgcCTCTGAGAGGACTGTCACCTGTCCAGTTTCCATTACCCaatattagatccagtatggcttcTCCTCTTGTCAGTTGGTCCacctactgtgtcaggaatccttcttgggacACACGTGACAAATTCagacccatctatccctcttgcagtcaggaagtgccaatCAGGTTTAGGGAAGTTGAATtctcccataactacaaccctgtatttcctgcaccattccaaagaactgcctgcttatctgctcctcggtatctcaaggg
Above is a genomic segment from Narcine bancroftii isolate sNarBan1 chromosome 2, sNarBan1.hap1, whole genome shotgun sequence containing:
- the LOC138752524 gene encoding guanylin-like: MRAVWAGILLNACFQILSGVVVVRMGTHDFPLDDVIHLKDVMDDEIFERPRFTYMGTRTFCNNTNLPKVFKPICTKGDAPQVFYTLRQIATNPYPCTICAYIACIGCS